A single region of the Paraburkholderia sp. SOS3 genome encodes:
- a CDS encoding L-dopachrome tautomerase-related protein yields the protein MTFGRYAAAAAAASAAALAVWAGLAHAQTATHDDALALPKERSIGHIEPVHEFYGAMPSGVAKAPNGRLFVNYPRWGDDVPFTVGEIVDGHVVPYPNARINRPDPMHPGTTLLSVQNIVADYRNRLWILDTAAPKFAPPVQGGAKLVAVDLATDKVVKTIVFEPNVLLPMSYIDDVRFDFRYGKEGVAYLSDSSPAGPGGIIVVDLASGDAWRTLEAHPATQGDPAFIPVVEGIEMTEDGPGGKPAPAHFAADGLALSADGNILYFSPLSSRHLYSVATQFLRDRHADDGEVEASVRDLGEKGASDGLASDADGAVYAGDYERNSIRKMLPDGTWVTIAHDPRILWPDALSIGTDGYLYFTANQLNRQAQFNHGRDLRKKPYTLFRIRINAQPLELKPQASTP from the coding sequence ATGACCTTCGGCAGATATGCAGCAGCGGCGGCAGCCGCAAGCGCCGCTGCGCTCGCCGTTTGGGCGGGCCTCGCACACGCGCAAACCGCCACGCACGACGATGCCCTGGCGCTGCCTAAGGAACGCTCGATCGGCCACATCGAGCCCGTCCACGAGTTCTATGGTGCAATGCCGTCCGGTGTCGCGAAAGCGCCGAACGGGCGCCTGTTCGTCAACTATCCGCGCTGGGGCGACGACGTGCCGTTCACGGTCGGCGAGATCGTAGACGGGCACGTGGTGCCGTATCCGAATGCGCGGATCAACCGGCCGGACCCGATGCATCCGGGAACGACGCTGCTTAGCGTACAGAACATCGTTGCCGACTATCGCAACCGTCTGTGGATACTCGATACGGCCGCGCCGAAATTCGCGCCGCCCGTGCAAGGCGGCGCGAAACTCGTCGCCGTCGATCTCGCGACGGACAAAGTGGTGAAGACCATCGTCTTCGAGCCGAACGTGTTGCTGCCGATGTCGTATATCGACGATGTACGCTTCGATTTCCGCTACGGCAAGGAAGGCGTCGCGTATCTGTCCGATTCTTCGCCGGCGGGTCCGGGCGGCATTATCGTCGTCGATCTCGCGAGCGGCGACGCATGGCGGACCCTGGAAGCGCATCCGGCCACGCAGGGCGACCCGGCATTCATCCCCGTTGTCGAAGGCATCGAAATGACCGAGGACGGTCCCGGCGGCAAGCCGGCACCGGCGCATTTCGCAGCGGACGGACTCGCGTTGTCGGCGGACGGCAACATTCTCTACTTCTCGCCTCTGTCGAGCCGGCACCTGTATTCGGTGGCGACGCAGTTTCTGCGCGACCGCCATGCCGATGACGGCGAAGTCGAAGCGAGCGTGCGCGACCTCGGAGAAAAAGGCGCATCGGACGGGCTCGCGTCCGACGCCGACGGCGCGGTCTATGCGGGCGATTACGAGCGCAACAGCATCCGCAAGATGCTGCCCGACGGCACATGGGTCACGATTGCGCACGACCCGCGCATTCTGTGGCCCGATGCGTTGTCGATCGGCACGGACGGTTATCTGTATTTCACGGCGAATCAGCTCAACCGCCAGGCGCAGTTCAATCATGGCCGCGATCTGCGCAAGAAGCCCTATACGCTATTTCGCATCAGGATCAATGCACAGCCTTTGGAACTGAAGCCGCAGGCTTCGACGCCATAG
- a CDS encoding LysR family transcriptional regulator: MNSDDLELFARVARTGSISRAAMELGANQSTVSRRIGMLEAELGVRLFRRSGRGVWLTEHGEQLLGYATALERTLHEARDAMRSTIGLGPASLCIAAQPTIARIMFGSLGHTLKARYPNTRIRFIEGLASHILGWLADGEVDLAIMYVPEYPGSTQFDPLMSEQVCLVTPPDFAHPEGPVDVHVLAKVPLILPSTHHGLRVMVETVAAKHGFKPNIALECDGSISITKRLVLAHCGCTVLPSASVIEEVAAKRLNCYPLQNPVIRRDVALAWPQNRVIPDGLWDVAHMIRAQAAELVESGAWPGAALHEGAGMQQARWSRAS, from the coding sequence GTGAATTCCGACGACCTCGAACTGTTCGCGCGCGTCGCCAGAACCGGCAGCATCTCCCGCGCGGCGATGGAGCTCGGTGCGAACCAGTCGACCGTGAGTCGCCGCATCGGCATGCTCGAAGCGGAGCTCGGCGTGCGGCTCTTTCGGCGCAGCGGCCGCGGCGTCTGGCTGACCGAACACGGCGAACAGCTGCTCGGCTACGCAACGGCGCTCGAACGCACGCTGCACGAAGCGCGCGATGCGATGCGCAGCACCATCGGCCTCGGTCCCGCAAGCCTGTGCATCGCCGCCCAGCCGACCATCGCACGCATCATGTTCGGCAGCCTCGGCCACACGCTCAAGGCGCGCTATCCGAACACGCGCATCCGGTTTATCGAAGGTCTCGCGAGTCATATTCTCGGTTGGCTTGCCGACGGCGAGGTCGATCTTGCGATCATGTATGTGCCCGAGTATCCGGGCTCGACGCAGTTCGATCCGCTGATGTCCGAGCAGGTCTGCCTCGTCACGCCGCCCGATTTCGCGCACCCCGAAGGGCCGGTCGACGTGCACGTTCTCGCGAAGGTGCCGCTGATCCTGCCGAGCACGCATCACGGCTTGCGCGTGATGGTCGAAACGGTCGCGGCGAAGCATGGCTTCAAACCAAACATTGCGCTCGAATGCGATGGCTCGATTTCGATCACCAAGCGGCTCGTGCTCGCGCATTGCGGGTGCACGGTGTTGCCTTCGGCCTCCGTCATCGAGGAAGTCGCGGCCAAACGGCTCAACTGCTATCCGCTGCAAAACCCGGTGATCAGGCGTGATGTCGCGCTCGCGTGGCCACAGAATCGCGTCATACCAGATGGGCTGTGGGACGTCGCGCATATGATTCGCGCGCAGGCCGCGGAGCTCGTCGAAAGCGGCGCGTGGCCGGGCGCCGCGCTGCATGAAGGCGCCGGCATGCAGCAGGCGCGCTGGTCCAGAGCAAGTTAA
- a CDS encoding TIGR03118 family protein encodes MMTRKTLLALALAASVAVVVAACGGDDNSPPPAQTFNETLLDSDGSVVATKADPDLQNGWGVAFNPTATMWVSDNNTQKSSLFDGNGNIQSLVVSIPDGTNGPASPTGIIFNPTTDFMISANGGALNKAVFIWATFAGTIAAWSPNVLPTEAVTAFDDGAGGANYKGITMVNVNGENRLYATDFHGAKVDMFDAQFHKIQPAGQFVDPNMPAGFAPFGIQHLGNSVFVTYAQQNAAKAAQVTGDGLGVLDEFDLSGNFVRRIVSNGGVLNAPWGMVLAPSNFGPLSNMMLVGNFGSGFIEVFNPTTGQDMGKLMLGNGQPFVQSGLWGMSFGNNVDNQPSNTLFFAAGPSKTTGVFGRIDVSNP; translated from the coding sequence ATGATGACTCGCAAAACCCTTCTCGCTCTCGCGCTCGCAGCATCGGTCGCTGTCGTCGTCGCCGCATGTGGCGGCGACGACAATTCGCCGCCGCCCGCGCAAACTTTCAACGAAACGCTGCTCGATTCCGATGGCAGCGTCGTCGCGACCAAGGCAGACCCAGACCTGCAGAACGGCTGGGGGGTCGCCTTCAACCCCACGGCGACGATGTGGGTCTCCGATAACAACACTCAAAAATCTTCACTGTTCGACGGCAACGGCAACATCCAGTCGCTCGTCGTCTCGATTCCGGACGGCACGAACGGCCCGGCCAGTCCGACGGGCATCATCTTCAACCCGACGACCGACTTCATGATCAGCGCCAACGGCGGCGCGCTCAATAAGGCGGTGTTCATCTGGGCGACGTTCGCGGGCACGATCGCCGCGTGGTCGCCCAATGTGCTGCCGACTGAAGCCGTGACCGCGTTCGACGACGGCGCGGGCGGCGCGAACTATAAAGGGATCACGATGGTGAACGTGAACGGCGAGAACCGGCTTTACGCGACGGACTTCCATGGCGCGAAGGTCGATATGTTCGACGCGCAGTTCCACAAGATCCAGCCCGCCGGCCAGTTCGTCGACCCCAACATGCCGGCTGGCTTCGCGCCGTTCGGCATCCAGCACCTCGGCAATAGCGTGTTCGTCACCTACGCGCAACAGAACGCGGCGAAGGCGGCTCAGGTCACGGGCGACGGTCTTGGCGTGCTTGACGAATTCGATCTGAGCGGCAACTTCGTCCGCCGTATCGTCAGCAACGGCGGCGTGCTCAATGCGCCGTGGGGCATGGTGCTCGCGCCGTCGAACTTCGGCCCGCTGTCGAACATGATGCTGGTCGGCAACTTCGGCTCGGGATTCATCGAAGTGTTCAATCCGACGACCGGCCAGGATATGGGCAAGCTCATGCTCGGCAATGGTCAGCCGTTCGTACAATCGGGCTTGTGGGGCATGAGCTTCGGCAACAATGTCGATAATCAGCCGAGCAATACGCTGTTCTTTGCCGCGGGTCCGAGTAAGACAACGGGCGTATTCGGCCGCATCGACGTGTCGAACCCGTAA
- a CDS encoding Gfo/Idh/MocA family protein, with amino-acid sequence MTVRAAIVGMGRWGQRLALSLQGSGKIQFVAGVTRRVGRAQEFADTHGIPLTSHYDDVISNPAIDAVVLATPHRQHAQQVLAAVAAGKHVLCEKPFTLDRVSAARCIEAAQAAGIVLAVGMNRRFLPAVRDLMARARSGDLGTLLHVEANYSANAIGFYPAGSWRLDPAEVPCGGLTGLGIHMIDSMIEMLGPVQSVVAVSSSRMISEIDDVTAVLLEFASGASASLSTMLATPMIWRLHAFGSAAHAELRGIARLEVTRRNDAPAQVFDYAPVDIERMELEAFADAVKGYAPFPVPLDDAYHVVAVCEAIVRSAATGERVELDPVLAVSQA; translated from the coding sequence ATGACGGTTCGCGCGGCGATCGTAGGCATGGGCAGATGGGGACAACGCCTCGCGCTGTCGCTGCAGGGAAGCGGCAAGATTCAATTCGTGGCCGGTGTGACGCGACGCGTCGGGCGGGCGCAGGAATTCGCCGATACGCACGGCATTCCGCTGACGAGTCACTATGACGACGTGATCTCGAATCCCGCGATCGACGCGGTCGTGCTCGCGACGCCGCATAGGCAGCACGCGCAGCAGGTGCTTGCCGCCGTGGCCGCCGGAAAACATGTGCTTTGCGAAAAACCGTTCACGCTCGATCGCGTGTCGGCTGCGCGATGCATCGAAGCGGCGCAGGCGGCTGGCATCGTACTCGCGGTCGGCATGAATCGCCGCTTTTTGCCTGCCGTTCGCGATCTGATGGCGCGCGCGCGTTCAGGCGATCTCGGCACATTGCTGCACGTCGAAGCGAACTATTCGGCTAACGCGATCGGCTTTTATCCCGCTGGATCGTGGCGTCTCGATCCAGCGGAAGTGCCGTGCGGCGGCCTGACGGGCCTCGGCATCCATATGATCGACTCGATGATCGAAATGCTCGGGCCCGTGCAAAGCGTAGTAGCGGTATCGTCGAGCCGGATGATCTCCGAAATCGACGACGTGACGGCAGTGCTGCTCGAGTTCGCTTCGGGCGCGAGCGCCTCGCTGTCGACAATGCTCGCGACGCCGATGATCTGGCGCCTGCACGCGTTCGGTTCCGCGGCACACGCGGAATTGCGCGGCATCGCGCGGCTCGAGGTGACGCGGCGCAATGATGCGCCTGCGCAGGTGTTCGACTACGCGCCGGTCGATATCGAGCGCATGGAGCTCGAAGCGTTCGCCGATGCCGTGAAGGGTTACGCGCCGTTTCCCGTGCCACTCGACGATGCGTACCATGTCGTTGCCGTATGCGAAGCGATCGTGCGGTCTGCGGCGACCGGTGAGCGCGTCGAGCTTGATCCGGTGCTCGCGGTTAGCCAGGCATGA
- a CDS encoding OsmC family protein, with protein sequence MAHGEHTYDVTVEWIGNKGSGTSGYRDYSRDHTIRSGSKPDIPGSSDPAFLGDAARWSPEDLVVAAASACHKLWYLHLCAEAGITVLAYVDDAHGTMLDSPQRGSFTEIVLRPRVTIREGDDRSRAEHLHHAAHEKCYVANSVNFPILCEPSIEFAST encoded by the coding sequence ATGGCGCACGGCGAGCATACCTACGACGTCACGGTGGAATGGATCGGCAATAAGGGATCCGGCACATCGGGCTATCGCGACTACAGCCGCGATCACACGATTCGCTCGGGCAGCAAACCCGACATTCCGGGTTCGTCGGATCCCGCCTTCCTCGGCGACGCGGCGCGCTGGAGTCCCGAAGACCTCGTCGTCGCCGCGGCCTCGGCGTGCCACAAACTCTGGTATCTGCATTTGTGCGCCGAAGCGGGCATTACGGTGCTCGCTTATGTCGACGATGCGCACGGAACGATGCTCGATAGTCCGCAACGCGGAAGCTTCACGGAAATCGTTCTGCGCCCGCGCGTGACGATACGTGAGGGCGACGATCGCTCGCGCGCCGAACATCTGCATCATGCCGCACACGAGAAATGCTACGTGGCGAACTCGGTCAATTTCCCGATTCTGTGCGAGCCGTCGATCGAGTTCGCGTCGACCTGA
- a CDS encoding esterase-like activity of phytase family protein: protein MSKFSPLALTLIASLFAASTAHAGVDLIATGQLGGTIGDLSRETSAPLENGAPGNLLGGIGSAMSFAGCNTFIAVPDRGPNAIPFNPAIDDTASYINRFQTINLTLSHAPAGSSLPFVATPKLIDTTLLHTSDHLVYGNGAAENVPNGAPKLNKTDHTNYFTGRSDNFDPTHLSTDPLDARLDPESIRVANDGQSIFISDEYGPYIYRFDRRTGRRIDVIKVPDTFAVSTLSPVGDTEIADNTSGRVANKGMEGLAISPDGKTLFGAMQSPLLQDGGTDGGFTRILKIDLRTGKTQQYAYPLTNIGTDKKPKFPTISDVVAVNDHVLLMDERDGHGLGDDSAAVFKKVFRVDLNGAQDVSQASGEDGLKALALQKTLFLDVVDVLTKHGFAATEIPAKLESLTFGPDITVHGEHKHTFLIANDNDFLGTVTDSLHPDGEPNPNQFFVFALDKSDLPDYVPQQLAGRGHFDDSNRHGHNNMCSFVTDGNDDDDGHDHGHGHNHDHDGSH, encoded by the coding sequence ATGTCGAAATTCAGCCCGTTGGCGTTGACGCTTATCGCTTCATTGTTTGCGGCATCGACGGCGCACGCCGGCGTCGATCTGATCGCGACAGGGCAACTTGGCGGCACTATCGGCGACCTCTCGCGCGAAACCTCGGCGCCGCTCGAAAACGGCGCGCCGGGAAATCTGTTGGGTGGTATCGGTTCCGCCATGAGCTTTGCCGGCTGCAATACGTTCATCGCCGTGCCCGACCGCGGCCCCAACGCGATACCGTTCAACCCGGCGATCGACGACACCGCGTCGTACATCAATCGCTTTCAGACGATAAACCTCACGCTCTCGCATGCGCCGGCAGGTTCCAGCCTGCCGTTCGTCGCGACGCCGAAGCTGATCGACACCACGCTGCTCCATACGTCGGATCACCTCGTGTACGGCAACGGCGCGGCAGAAAACGTGCCGAACGGCGCACCGAAGCTCAACAAGACCGATCACACGAACTACTTCACGGGCCGCTCGGACAACTTCGATCCGACCCATCTGTCGACGGATCCGCTCGATGCGCGGCTCGACCCGGAAAGCATCCGCGTCGCGAACGACGGGCAGAGCATCTTCATTTCAGACGAGTACGGTCCGTACATCTATCGGTTCGATCGCAGAACGGGGCGCCGCATCGACGTGATCAAGGTGCCGGATACGTTTGCCGTATCGACGTTGAGCCCGGTCGGCGACACGGAGATCGCGGACAACACGTCGGGCCGCGTGGCGAACAAGGGCATGGAGGGACTCGCGATCTCGCCGGACGGCAAGACGCTGTTTGGCGCGATGCAAAGCCCGCTGTTACAGGACGGCGGCACCGATGGCGGATTCACGCGCATTCTGAAAATCGATTTGCGCACCGGCAAAACGCAGCAATATGCGTATCCGCTGACGAACATCGGCACCGACAAGAAGCCGAAATTCCCGACCATCAGCGATGTCGTCGCCGTGAACGATCACGTGCTGCTGATGGACGAACGCGACGGCCACGGTCTCGGCGACGATTCCGCGGCGGTATTCAAGAAGGTGTTTCGCGTCGATCTGAACGGCGCGCAGGACGTCAGCCAGGCAAGCGGCGAGGATGGCCTCAAGGCGCTCGCGCTGCAAAAGACGCTGTTTCTCGATGTGGTCGACGTGCTGACGAAGCACGGCTTCGCTGCAACGGAAATTCCCGCGAAGCTCGAGAGCCTGACGTTCGGTCCGGATATCACCGTGCATGGCGAGCACAAGCACACGTTCCTGATTGCGAACGACAACGACTTTCTCGGTACCGTGACGGATAGCCTGCATCCGGACGGCGAGCCGAACCCGAACCAGTTCTTCGTGTTTGCGCTCGATAAGAGCGATCTGCCCGACTATGTGCCGCAGCAGCTTGCGGGACGCGGCCATTTCGACGACTCGAACCGGCATGGGCACAACAACATGTGCAGCTTCGTGACCGACGGCAACGATGACGACGACGGTCATGATCACGGCCACGGCCACAACCACGACCACGACGGCTCGCACTGA
- a CDS encoding c-type cytochrome yields the protein MKKIVTIAAAFALCCASLGAGIQAFADAPALVVKSSDGERSFTASDLLARPDIKSVNLTGTASGDIYRHKVEYRAVPLLALLGNHPEAHFDTVEVQATDGFVSEIPLTLVQRGAKNGAIAWLAVEDPAHPWPALPKETASAGPFYLIWQFPERSGVSREQWPYKVARISLVESPDHRWPQLAVPARFAGDAGVRRGHDVFVVQCIACHKMNGGGAGSVGPDLGQPMNVTQYFKDAGLRALIRDPHKVRTWPEQRMIGFGPSVIPDADIEALLKYLHAMASAKLTLAD from the coding sequence ATGAAGAAGATAGTGACGATCGCGGCTGCATTCGCGTTGTGTTGCGCCAGTCTCGGTGCCGGCATTCAGGCCTTTGCCGATGCGCCTGCGCTAGTGGTGAAGAGCAGCGACGGCGAACGCAGCTTTACCGCTAGCGACTTGCTCGCAAGACCGGACATCAAAAGCGTGAACCTGACCGGTACCGCAAGCGGCGATATCTATCGGCACAAGGTCGAATATCGCGCGGTGCCGCTGCTGGCGTTGCTCGGCAATCATCCCGAGGCGCACTTCGATACGGTAGAGGTGCAGGCCACCGACGGTTTCGTCAGCGAGATTCCGCTGACACTCGTTCAACGCGGTGCGAAAAACGGCGCTATCGCATGGCTTGCGGTCGAAGACCCGGCGCACCCGTGGCCCGCGCTGCCGAAGGAAACCGCGTCTGCAGGGCCGTTCTATCTGATCTGGCAATTCCCGGAGCGTTCGGGCGTGAGCCGCGAGCAATGGCCGTATAAAGTGGCGCGCATTTCACTCGTCGAAAGTCCCGATCATCGCTGGCCGCAGCTTGCGGTGCCGGCGAGGTTTGCGGGCGATGCCGGCGTCAGGCGCGGCCACGACGTATTCGTCGTGCAATGCATTGCGTGTCACAAGATGAACGGCGGCGGCGCCGGCAGTGTCGGCCCGGATCTCGGCCAGCCGATGAACGTCACGCAATACTTCAAGGACGCAGGCCTGCGCGCGCTGATTCGCGATCCGCACAAGGTGCGGACATGGCCCGAGCAGCGCATGATCGGCTTCGGGCCTTCGGTGATCCCGGATGCCGATATCGAGGCGCTGCTGAAATACCTGCACGCGATGGCGAGCGCGAAGCTAACGCTCGCCGATTAA
- a CDS encoding pyridoxal-phosphate-dependent aminotransferase family protein, producing MNPNLPTAVGIKLLHTPGPTHVPDLVRNAMSAQPFDLNDPRLAAVIENCERGLQRLLGTKHADVMMYTANGHGAWEAAIVNLLPPGSKVLVAGSGHFSETWAQTAEGCGAHAIRTEARAGSPIDPGLVEAALRADKSHEIVAVFAVQTDTSTGVTSDIRAVRQAIDRAQHPALLVVDVVASLAATPFEMDAWGVDVAIGASQKALMLPPGMSFTAVDEKALNVARDNPTPRVYWNWNLRKSPLGYRKFCGTPPESHLMGLEVSLQLIEREGYDAVFARHLRISRAVHAAVERWGEHGALWLMTKDPAARSASITAIGVREGIDPAEIYTIARERFQVALAGGLGPHSGKVFRIGHLGDVNEAMILGCLAGVEATLRLMDVPIGDGALESAVAVLNAHMHPVR from the coding sequence ATGAACCCGAATCTCCCGACGGCAGTCGGCATCAAACTTCTGCACACGCCTGGGCCTACACACGTACCGGACCTCGTGCGCAACGCGATGAGCGCCCAGCCATTCGATCTGAATGATCCGCGCCTCGCTGCCGTTATCGAAAATTGCGAGCGCGGGCTGCAACGGCTGCTCGGCACGAAGCACGCGGACGTCATGATGTACACCGCGAACGGTCACGGCGCGTGGGAAGCCGCGATCGTCAATCTGCTGCCGCCCGGCAGCAAGGTGCTCGTCGCCGGCAGCGGACATTTCAGCGAAACCTGGGCACAGACCGCGGAAGGCTGCGGCGCGCATGCGATCCGCACCGAGGCGCGAGCCGGCTCGCCGATCGATCCGGGCCTCGTCGAAGCCGCATTGCGCGCGGACAAATCGCACGAAATCGTCGCGGTCTTCGCCGTGCAGACCGATACGTCGACGGGCGTGACGAGCGACATCCGCGCAGTGCGGCAGGCAATCGACCGCGCGCAGCATCCGGCGCTACTCGTCGTCGACGTCGTCGCATCGCTTGCCGCGACACCGTTCGAGATGGACGCGTGGGGCGTCGACGTCGCGATCGGCGCCTCGCAAAAGGCATTGATGCTGCCGCCGGGCATGTCCTTTACCGCCGTCGACGAAAAAGCGCTGAACGTCGCACGCGATAATCCGACGCCGCGCGTGTACTGGAACTGGAATTTGCGCAAGAGCCCGCTCGGCTACCGCAAATTTTGCGGCACGCCTCCCGAAAGCCACCTGATGGGCCTCGAGGTGTCGCTGCAGCTGATCGAACGCGAAGGGTACGACGCGGTGTTTGCGCGACATCTGCGCATCTCGCGCGCGGTCCATGCTGCCGTCGAACGATGGGGCGAGCACGGCGCGCTGTGGCTGATGACGAAGGATCCGGCCGCGCGCTCCGCGTCGATCACCGCGATCGGCGTGCGCGAAGGCATCGACCCGGCCGAGATCTATACGATCGCGCGCGAGCGCTTTCAGGTCGCGCTCGCAGGCGGCCTCGGACCGCACAGCGGCAAGGTGTTTCGCATCGGGCATCTCGGCGACGTCAACGAGGCGATGATTCTCGGCTGCCTCGCCGGCGTCGAAGCAACGCTGCGCCTGATGGACGTGCCGATCGGCGATGGCGCGCTCGAAAGCGCGGTCGCGGTGCTGAACGCGCATATGCATCCGGTGCGGTGA